A window of the Lolium perenne isolate Kyuss_39 chromosome 7, Kyuss_2.0, whole genome shotgun sequence genome harbors these coding sequences:
- the LOC139833749 gene encoding uncharacterized protein, producing MAQILRLLMEDRQRARQESEANIAALRQIAQAAAGNRNNEEGEEHDEEAPRSRLRDFQNTNPPVFSKCTAPLDADDWLRTIENNLEVAAVGDNEKVLLATHFLAGPARAWWENFKAMQAPGHVINWEEFTAKFRKAHIPTGLIKMKRDEFFNLKQNNSNVVDYLDKFNTLARYAPQETDTDEKKRDRFMNGLHEEIQSILVAVPYPYLEALVDAAIMVESKRKAAIETRKRKMLQQQGGPSNPKYRSPPPSRPANPPQRNPSPAPAYRSNNYAPNRSAPQHRSGGFNTNPRPNPPARPQGDGCFACGKPGHFSRECPTKMRTPQCANAPRPNQAQARTASGKKPVVKKQANAAHGHLNHASAEEAEETPDIVMVTFLVNSTPTRVLFDSGASHSFVTEPFVKKSGMKPTIMKRLMLVQIPGSTAKTRLSCKQVPIIIQGVHFQSDLIVLGAQGLEVILGMDWMTKYKEHIDCVQKSITLTNDEGLLVKYTAIIHSSKAFCKKSISGPDLEQVPVVCEYPGVFPEELPGMPPDRDIEFIIDLIPGTAPIAQRPYRMNPQELIELKRQLDDLLAKGLIRPSASPWGSPVIFVDKRDGTIRLCVDYRRLNDVTIKNKYPLPKIDDLFDQMNGAKVFSKIDLRTGYHQLKVRESDIPKTAFTTRYGLYQASLRMAPFEALYGRRCRTPLNWTETGESQVFGPDILREAEEQVQLIRDRLRAAQSRQKSYADSKRRELTFCAGDFAYLRVTPLKGMKRFHVKGKLAPRYIGPFKVLGRRGEVSYQLELPPELSEFHDVFHVSQLRRYLQAPNKAEVFKDIDYRAIDLNHDLTYRENPTRILDEAVRVTRRRKIKFFKVQWSNHSEDEATWEREDYLRQEFPHLFKLLAVESRDEILLRGEGL from the exons ATGGCTCAAATCCTGCGCCTCTTGATGGAGGACCGCCAGCGTGCTCGTCAGGAGAGTGAAGCTAACATCGCCGCGCTTCGGCAAATCGCTCAAGCCGCCGCGGGAAACCGCAAcaatgaagaaggagaagaacacGACGAAGAAGCGCCAAGATCACGCCTTCGGGACTTCCAGAACACAAATCCACCCGTGTTCTCCAAGTGTACCGCTCCACTCGATGCAGACGATTGGCTCCGCACCATTgaaaacaacttggaagtagctgcCGTGGGAGACAACGAGAAAGTCCTCCTCGCCACTCATTTTCTCGCTGGGCCTGCGCGAGCATGGTGGGAGAACTTCAAGGCCATGCAAGCCCCTGGACATGTCATCAACTGGGAGGAGTTCACCGCCAAGTTCCGCAAGGCTCACATTCCTACTGGATTAATCAAGATGAAGCGGGATGAATTTTTCAATCTGAAGCAGAACAACTCCAATGTGGTGGACTACCTTGACAAGTTTAACACCTTAGCAAGGTACGCCCCTCAAGAAACAGACACCGATGAGAAGAAGCGCGACCGTTTCATGAATGGCCTGCATGAGGAGATCCAGAGTATTCTAGTGGCTGTACCCTACCCATATTTGGAGGCGCTAGTAGATGCCGCCATTATGGTGGAGTCTAAGCGCAAGGCGGCCATTGAAACCAGAAAGCGCAAGATGCTACAGCAACAGGGTGGACCCAGCAATCCCAAGTACCGCAGTCCGCCTCCATCAAGACCCGCCAACCCACCCCAGAGGAACCCTTCGCCAGCCCCAGCTTATCGCTCCAACAACTACGCCCCCAATCGTTCAGCTCCGCAGCACCGTTCTGGAGGATTCAATACCAACCCTCGCCCCAATCCGCCAGCTCGCCCTCAAGGCGATGGGTGTTTCGCTTGTGGGAAGCCTGGACACTTCTCTCGTGAGTGCCCTACCAAGATGAGGACGCCCCAATGCGCCAACGCGCCAAGACCCAATCAGGCTCAAGCTAGGACGGCGTCAGGGAAGAAGCCGGTTGTCAAGAAGCAGGCCAACGCCGCCCATGGACACCTGAATCACGCCAGCGCTGAAGAAGCTGAGGAAACGCCGGACATTGTGATGGTTACGTTCCTTGTCAACTCCACTCCCACCCGAGTTctctttgattccggagcatctcattctttcgtTACTGAGCCTTTCGTTAAGAAAAGTGGGATGAAACCAACCATTATGAAACGCCTCATGTTAGTACAAATACCTGGATCCACTGCTAAAACCCGCCTATCTTGCAAGCAAGTTCCTATAATCATACAAGGTGTACATTTCCAATCCGACCTAATAGTTTTAGGAGCCCAAGGTTTGGAGGTAATACTTGGAATGGATTGGATGACTAAGTACAAAGAACACATTGACTGCGTCCAAAAATCTATTACCCTAACCAATGATGAAGGCCTACTAGTAAAATACACCGCCATCATACACTCATCCAAAGCCTTCTGTAAGAAAAGCATCTCTGGACCCGACCTCGAACAAGTTCCTGTTGTCTGCGAGTACCCTGGTGTTTTCCCTGAAGAAttgcccggtatgccccctgaccGAGACATCGAGTTCATCAtagacctaatcccaggaactgcacccatagcccagagacctTACCGTATGAATCCCCAAGAATTGATAGAGTTGAAGCGACAGTTGGATGatctgttggccaaaggtctgatcagGCCAAGTGCATCACCATGGGGAtcgcctgtgatcttcgtggacaaAAGAGATGGCACCATTCGCTTATGTGTGGACTATCGAAGACTAAATGATGTAACCATTAAAAATAAGTACCCTCTGCCCAAGATCGATGATTTATTCGATCAGATGAACGGAgcaaaagttttctccaagatcgaccttcGCACCGGGTACCACCAACTCAAAGTAAGAGAATCAGACATACCCAAGACTGCTTTCACCACCCGTtacggact ttatcaagccagccttcgGATGGCCCCATTTGAAGCCCTCTATGGGAGGCGGTGCCGAACCCCTCTCAATTGGACCGAGACCGGAGAAAGCCAAGTGTTCGGGCCAGACATACTTCGGGAAGCAGAGGAACAAGTTCAGCTTATCCGTGACCGACTGAGAGCGGCACAGTCCCGCCAGAAGAGCTATGCTGACTCCAAGCGTCGAGAGTTAACCTTCTGCGCCGGAGATTTCGCCTATCTCCGGGTAACCCCTCTCAAAGGAATGAAACGTTTCCATGTTAAAGGCAAGCTTGCGCCTAGGTATATTGGTCCTTTCAAGGTActaggacgaagaggagaagtatcttaccaGCTTGAATTACCCCCGGAATTGTCAGAGTTTCATGACGTCTTTCATGTCTCCCAACTTCGGAGATACCTCCAAGCACCAAACAAGGCTGAAGTTTTTAAGGATATCGACTACCGTGCCATCGACCTCAATCACGACTTAACCTACAGAGAGAACCCCACCCGTATTCTGGATGAAGCCGTTAGGGTCACCCGCCGGAGAAAGATTAAATTCTTCAaggtccaatggagcaatcactctgaagatgaagccacatgggaaaggGAGGATTATCTGAGACAAGAATTTCCACACCTGTTCAAGCTCCTAGCcgtggaatctcgggacgagattcttttaaggggggaaggtctgtAA